CGTTCCAGCGGGCGCTGCTCCAGGGTGGAAAAATATGTAACAACCGGTTCCATCAGCTTGCTTGCTCTTTAACGGAATCTTCAAATTCAAAACCACAGTCAAAACAATGGTATACTTTATCTGCAGCCATCTCAGCACCGCCAAGCCGCACAATGTTTACAAAAGTCTGTAACCAGGTGGATGCTTTTTTAGGAGTAGTAATATACTCCACGTTTGTAGAACCGCAATGGGGACAGGGGTTTTGCGCCTGGTATTGCTGTTTTGCTGTACGTAGTATTTCCATGGCGCGGTCGATCTGCGGAGCTGCTACCATTAGTTTGATTCCCCCAATGGCATTAATCAAACCAGGATGAATACCGATCGTGTTTTCATCCTTCAGCCAGCAATTAATATCCTCACTCAGCAGGTTCCCCATTGCCAGGTTCGCGTCAATATAGTTGTCATATGTAGCTGCAATAACGAAGTCCATACCCTAAAGTTATTACAGTAGCATGGATAAAAAAAGCTGGTTGCCGGTTATTTTAACGCAGGAAATACCGGGTGATCTACAATTTTAAAAAAAGAGCATCATACCTTCGCATCCGGTTTTCTATAGCATTCAGAAAATCGAGGTTCGCTTTCTGAACGCGTTTCTTTTGGCCCGGAGCCGGAAGCCGCACCTCCGCATAAGTACTGAACCCCATCAGCAGGTGCCGGAATCTCAGTACAAGCACATCTGCCCAGATCGATCGCTCCGTACCGCTTAATCCAAGTTGCGCCAGCGCCAGGGTTTGCTGGCGGATGGAATCTTTTGCAGCGCTAAAGGCTTTGTCTGTGACGGCGCCGGTTTGCGTGCCGCCGGAAAGAAGCGGTTCCAGCATCCGGGTATAACTGTTGCAGGCGGCTATCGATTGTTGCATCAGGGCCGCTGCCGGGGCGAAGGCATTTTTCTTTTCCGGCACCTGGTAAATATCTTTGAATATATGATCGGACCGCAGTATGATACTGTCGCTGATAACGCCGAACTGATCATCCAGCAGCCGGATCGAATCGATCAGCTGCAGGCCATACGATCCCTTATCCGCTTTATAACCGCCCTGCCCGTAATATTGATCAAAGCGCCGGTAAGTCTGGTTGAGTTCCCGGAATACGGTTACCAGGTCACCGATCCGCTCATTCAGCCAGGCCGCTTCCTCATGGGTAATATTATCCGGGGGTGTATTATCCGTTACAGTGCCGGAACCGATCTTTTTTGCCGGCTCATAAAGCAGTTCATCCGACCGGAAGAACAGGGTGTCATACGATGCAATATGTTGCTGATCGCCCTTCAGGGTATCGGATCTTGCAGGGTCTAGTATCGTCTTCCTTTTTTCCTGCAGGGTATTCCGCAACAGGTCTAAATAAAATTCCCGGTCGTTGATCACCGACACCAGGAAAAAAGCATAATGATCCAACCGGTAATCCCTCGTCCGGTCGTGCCGTTTATCTTTACAAGCATAAAAACCAATAGTAACCGGAAATGCAAAAAGAATCATTAACCATTTAGTGCCGTTCATTATTATTCCAGGTTTTTGTTACAGATGACCTGCTTCCGGGATAATACCGGAGTTGTTCAAAATTACGGTTTCTCTTTCCCCTGCTCAAATCCTTTTGCAGCTAACGCTTTTTTTTCACAACCATTTTTTCGGGTGCATAACATTTTTATTACACGCTGCATTTGCTATGTGATTCAATTTCAACCGCAAGGAACGCAAGGTTTTCGCAAGGGTTGCTAAGACATTCATCACTATGGCTCTCGTCGCGCTCCTTGCGGGTCCTTTGCGCACCTTGCGTTCATAAATAATACAAAAAATGTTATGCCCCCATTTTTTCTGCGGTAACTCCACCGATTTAGCTACATTTGTCCTTCGATAAGTTCTTTCATTTTTCATCAACCGGAAAAGGTCCCTGATGAAGATCAGGGATAATAGGGAATCGTGTGTAAATCACGAGCTGTCGCGCAACTGTAAACAGCGCAAAAGGCTTTACCTCATATGTCCACTGTGGCCCGGAGCCATGGGAAGGACGGTAAACGCTGCTGTAAGCCAGGAGACCTGCCTTATCCGTAGGAACAATGCTTTCGCGGTATAAAGCAAGGATCTGCATGATGTTTTATTCTTTCCCTCTCTGTAACGGGGCAGCCTCCTCACACTGTTCCTGGTTACGCATCTGTCTGTCTTTTTCTTGATCACCGCCGCATTGCGAAACTTGCAAAGGGCTTTTAGCTTATTCTTCATTAAAAAGTTAAAAGAAATGCAAACGCACAACCTCGGCTACCCGCGTATTGGTAGCAACAGGGAACTGAAAAAGGCCAGTGAACAATACTGGGCCGGCAGCATGACCGCTGCACAACTGGAGCAGACGGCAAAAAAGATCAGGGACACCAACTGGCAACTGCAAAAAGATGCGGGTATGGACCTGATCCCCGTAAATGATTTTTCATTTTATGACCAGGTACTGGATACCTGCCTGATGACCGGTGCCATCCCGGACCGCTATCATCCTTTAATAGAAAAGGAGCAAAGCGCTCCGCTGGACCTGCTTTTTGCCATGGCAAGAGGCTATCAGCAAAACGGGTATGATCTTACCGCCATGGAAATGACCAAATGGTTTGATACAAACTACCATTATATCGTTCCGGAGTTTAAAAAAGATCAGCGCTTTAGTTTTTTTAACAATAAGGTGATCGACCAGTTCAATGAGGCCAAAAAGGCCGGCTTCAACAGCAAGCCCGTGCTCCTGGGCCCCGTTAGTTTCCTGTTATCGGGCAAGGAAAAAGAGGATGGGTTTGACCGAGTTGACCTGCTGCAAAACCTCCTGCCCGTTTATATGGAGGTACTGGAAAAGCTGGATGCACAGGGTGCCTATTATATTCAGATCGATGAGCCCTGCCTGGCGCTTCAGCTGAATGAGAAAACGCAACAGGCCATTAAAACAACCTACACAATACTTTCCACACGCTTTCCCAATCTTCGCATCGTCCTTGCCAGTTACTTTGATTGTTTTGGACCCAACCTGAAAACGGCGCTTTCATTACCGGTACACACCCTGCATCTCGACCTGGTGCGGTGCCCGTTGCAGCTGAATGACATCCTCGATACACCGGGGTTTGTAAATTGTCGAACCCATCTTTCACTGGGCGTTGTGGATGGCCGGAATATCTGGAAAAATGACTTTGAACAATCCCTGTTGCTGATTCAAAAAGCAATGGATGCTATCGGGTCCAACCGGATCTGGATCGCGCCTTCCTGTTCCCTGCTGCACGTACCCTGCGACCTCGACCTGGAAACCGATGAAAAGACTCTCCCGGAAGCGATCAAGCAATGGATGGCCTTTGCCAAACAAAAACTGAGGGAAGTGGCTTCGTTAAAGCAGATTGCAACGGATCCCGGAGCGGCGCATTCAAAAAAGCTGCTGGAGGAAAACAGCCGTTGTATGGAAGCGCGCAAAACCGCTTCAATGATCCATAAACAGCAGGTAAAGGACCGGGTGGCTGCTATTACCGCTGCAGATGCAGAACGGATCAGCTCTTTTCCGGTTAGAAAGGAAAAACAACAGGAGTTGGGCCTGCCGCTCTTTCCTACCACTACCATCGGGTCTTTTCCCCAAACAAAAGAAGTGCGCAACTGGCGGGCCCAGTGGAAAAAACAACAGCTTTCTGATGCGGACTATCTCCAACGGGTACAGGAGGCAACCCGTAAAGCCATTCAATGGCAGGAAGAAATAGCGCTGGACGTATTGGTACATGGAGAATTTGAACGGAACGATATGGTGGAATATTTTGGCGAACAGCTGGCGGGGTTCGCTTTTACAAAAAACGGTTGGGTACAGAGTTATGGCAGCCGCTGTGTAAAACCGCCGGTGATCTATGGCGATGTGTACCGGCCCAAACCGATGACTGTGGAATGGAGTGCTTATGCCCAATCCTTAACCTCCAAACCGGTAAAAGGAATGCTTACCGGCCCGGTAACTATTTTGCAATGGAGTTTTGTACGGAATGATCAGCCCCGCAATATTACCGGCAACCAGATTGCCCTGGCCATCCGGGATGAAGTGACGGATCTGGAAAAAGCGGGGATAAAGATCATCCAGATCGATGAACCCGCAATCAGGGAAGGTTTACCTTTAAGAAAGGAACAGCAACAGGCGTACCTGAACTGGGCCGTAACCGCCTTCCGGATTGCGGCTTCCGGCGTTCAGGATCAAACTCAGATTCATACACATATGTGCTACTCGGAATTCAACGATATCATTCGTTCTATTGCAGCCATGGATGCGGATGTGATCACCATTGAAACATCCCGCTCCCAGATGGAATTGCTGGATGCATTTGCGTTGTTTGAATACCCCAATGATATCGGTCCCGGTGTGTATGATATTCATTCGCCCCGCGTTCCTACAAAAGAGGAAATGGCCGCATTACTGGAGAAAGCGTTGAACTATATCCCCGCAGAGCGCCTATGGGTTAACCCCGACTGTGGTTTAAAAACCCGGGCATGGGAAGAAACCACACAAGCGCTCACCGCCATGATCCAAGCGGCAAAAGCATTGCGTAAAAAAATAAACACACCGGTACCGGAATAATTATGTGCCAACATGAAGATAAATACTGCCCACGCTGTAAACAACCTTTTGAATGCAAGGTGGGCAGTATTCTTCTTTGCCAATGCAGCACCGTTTCCCTGAATAATGAGGAACGGGATTTTATCTTTAAGCAGTATGAAGATTGCCTCTGTGCCGAATGTTTAAAAGCGCTCAAAGCACAATATCATCAACAACAATTTCAGCACAAGCTAAAAGGGATCCTGGGCGTATTCTATAAGGATTCGTCCGGCACGTAACGTTCTTTTCCCGCTTTCAGTTTTAAAACCAATTACACATGCATACAGAAGACCGGATCGCCGCGGCAGCGACCCGTATTTATAAAGCCGTTTTTCCCAATACCACCAACCATTACGACACGTTATTTGGCGGTATGGCCATGCAGCTGATGGATGAAGTGGCCTTTATTACCGCTACCCGCTACAGCCGGCTGCGGATGGTAACGGTAAGCAGCGACCGGATCGACTTTAAACATCCTATCCCCTCGGGAACGATCATCGAACTAACGGGTTCCATTATACATATCGGCAATACGAGTATGAAAGTACAGGTAGATATTTATGTAGAGCAGATGTACAGCACACACCGCGAAAAAGCAGTAAGCGGTGTATTTTCTTTTGTGGCCGTGGATGAAAATAAGAAACCGGTTGTCATCACATAACACCGGCTTCTTATCAAGTGTATAATCCTGTTTATTAAAAAGGCCATATTCCGGCAATCCCAACCGTTTCTTTAACAAGGTTCCGGTTAATAAAAAACGGCGAGCCCCGGGAAATAAATATGGTTAAAATCCACAACGGAGCCATCATTTCCGTATACGATTTTCTTCACCAATGCTCCTGTAGAAGCATTATAGATCAAAAGAAAGTTTACTCCGGCTAATCCGCCATATCCCTTAATGCCGTTCACCACCAGGTAGTCTTTGTTCCGGTCGTACCGGATAGCACCATATACCATAAACGGAGATTCACTGATTGTAATAAACGGTTGGCCAACCGATCCGGCATTGCCATCTACATATTTATAAATAGCAGCCCCGGAATGATAAAAAACCGCATTCTCCTTTGTAGAAGCGGTGATCCTGGTGGGTGCATCTAACCCAAACGAGCCGATACTCACCGGTAATGCAACACCCACGGTATCCAGGTTTTTATCGATGGCGATCAGACGGCTGCCGGCAGATGCCCATACTTTTCCATTGGGGGTTCGGGCAAAACCCCGGCTGATGTTTGCAAAGCTTTTTACAAATGAATAATTCGTTGCATCGATGATCTTTGCACCATTGGCCTGTAACAGGTATACGTAATTTCCTTCTTTCAGCATATCTCCGGTATTAACAGCGGAAACCGAACTCAGTTTATACTGCACAGCCAGTGTATTCAGATTAATTGCGTAAACCCCATCGGCCGCGCTTACCAGCCCCAGGTTATCCCTTACACCGATCAGGCTTCTCCAGTTGCTGGATTCCTGGTTATACCGCACTTCTTCCTTTAAGGTGCGTGCATCCAACCGGACAATGGGTCCGTTTAGCTTGCTGACCAGGTACAGCTTTTGGTTGTACAACGTAGCAAATTGCAGGGTACTGGACAAAGAAGCATTTGCAGTAACCTTACCGGGATTTGCTTTTTCATAGGCCCGGGTAACAATGGTATCTGCCCCATAGGCATAGAAATTAACGGTTCCGGCCATTTGTCCGTACGACCCTTCAGTGATCACAAAAAAGCCGCTGGAATAAGGCTGCGCATTTTCTAATGGATTAGGCCGTGGACGTTCCCGGAAATAATCGTCGTTTTTGGAGCAGGCCTGCAGCAGCATCCCCAACGTTAATAGCAGCAGTAATTTGTGTAACGGTTGTTTCATATACATATTCATTATTCAATTTTTATTTTCCAAAATGTAAATCTTCGGCGCCCTTGATCTCAGTGGAGATCTCGCCCATTAATGCGTTTCCTTTGTTGTTTTGAGCGGTATAGACCTTTACAAAATCGATCGCCTTCAGCTGAACAGGTTTACCACTGGCATCCACCGCCCGGGAAATATCAAAAGAGTTATATTTTTTTGTATCATAGTCATCACCGGAGGAATAGGAATCCGCATATCCCCAGCTAAAACCGGCATTGATCCAGATGCCGCTTACCTGTCCAAACGTACTTTTCAGCAGGGTACCGGTAAATACGAGCGAATCCTGGTTAGGGGCAAACAACGGATAATATTGCTGCTTATGAAAGGCATTGATCTCCACGGCTCCTGAATGGCCCTGGTTATCCTTCCAGGGTACGTTTGCATAGACTTTCGGATTATAATAGGTGATTTTATAATTTTTGATCGTTTCCGCGCTGTTATATTCGCTGCCGGCCAGCTCATACCAGGCATCATCTGCAATCCCGTTTCCATTATCATCGCGGCTTACCATTACGATGCCCGGTTCGCTCCAGTCTGTTGGCGGCTTTGCCGGATTCCCATAAATCGCAAGATCGGCGCCTTCCTTATTTTGAACCGAATGGTCAAATGTAAAAGTGACGTATCCTCCATATGCGCCCAATGTTACCAATCCGCTGTTCTTTCCTACAATGCCTTCAGCGCTTGCTACATTACCCGGCGCCACATTAATAAACTGACCAGGAGCCGGCAAATATTCCAGGATTCTTGAAATATATTGACTTGCCCCGCCTTCACGCACTTTGGGCGCTACATCAATAATAAATTCCTTTTCAAATACCCCTGCATCATTCCGGGCTTTGAAAAGCACTTTGTAAAAACCGGCTACTTCAAATACATGCGTAAATGCATGTGCTGACGACAACTCTTTACCGTCAACGATCCAGGCAACTGTGGCCTCAGAACCACCGGTCTTGTTCGATTCAATGACCACCGGCTTTTGGATAACGGCATTGATGGTGTCTGTAGTTACGGAAAAACTGTATACGGGTGTAGTAGTTACATCCTTATCTTTATTACAGCTGCTCATTGCTATTAAAAGAAGGAATGCAAAAAAGAAAAATTGTTTCATGTGAATTTTTTTTTGTTGGTTGTTAATGGTCTCATGGAATATGGTCTTTTCATGTGTTTATTTTTTGTTTGATTGCTATACAATGGATCGTACGTTGAGGTGCATAAAAAATTTAACGGCGGGGAGCTCCGTTCCGGTTATAAAAAGCTATATGGCCAGGAATAATCCCCGTTTTTCTTATCGTGTTTTTTAGCTTTCCATAAGCATCAAAGCAATAGAGGTCGCCCGCTTCGCTGTAATTCCGCGCATCAGCTATATAAATACTGCCATTGCTTGGATCCACGGCAAGGCCATAGGGAATGACGATCTTTGTGCCATCTGTAATAAACGATCCGGGTATTACTTTTTTGCTTTTGAGATCTACCCGTGTATAAGCATGCTGCCCTCCGCCATAATCGGTTCCATATACATATGCCGTATCCCGCACAATGGTAAAATCTTCTACCTTTACCCCTATGGAGTCGGTTAATTGGTCGGTTTTTGTATCCACTATATATAGGTTATTGGTAGTGCCCCAGGGGCAGATATACAGATACCCGTTACTGTCTTTTTTCAGCCGCCTCAAATTGGGCGCAACCGTTATGGCCTTAGTCACCTTAAAAGCCGGCAAATCAACCACAGAAATATAGTCCTCCAAATTGGACGGACTATAACCTCCGCTATTGGCAACGTATAATTTATTACCCACCACCGTCAGCTCATCCGGCTGCCGCCCTACTTCCACCGTTCTTGTGATGCTAAGCGTAGCCGTGTCTATTTCCAGCACCATTCCTTTTTCGGAAGTCGTATAAGAGCTCAGATAAGCATAGCCATTCGCAAAGGTGATATAACGCGCATTTTCGATGGCCTTATGTGTTTGATCGGTTAGTACTTTGATCCGCCGGGCGGTGCGGGCATCCAGTATCTCTATTTTTTTTGACCAGTTCATTACGATATATAATTTGCTGCCATATACACCGATATCATTCCCGGTATCGCCCAAACCCAGTACGGCATCCGGATTCGCTTTGGTAAACACATCACGCTCGTACACCCCGTTGTGCGAATCAAAATAATCCAGCGTTGCGTTGTTATAGCCCCACCCGCCTTCATTTAATAAATAAAATCCGGTACTGGTGGTGTCTTTTTCAGTCTTCTGAGGCGGCGGCGTCCGGTCATGGTCCTTCCTGCAGGCACCTAAAAGCAGTAAGCATGCTAAGAACATAAAAGCGGGCATCCATCGGTTTTGTTTCATGTACTGTATTTTATAAGTTAAAGGCAATTTTTAGAAGGTAGTTCCGGCCCGGCATGGGATAATTGACCACAACATCATAGTATTGATTCAGCAGGTTGTTCACTTCCAGGGCCAGCACAGCGTTCGTCTGTTTTAACCGGACCGTTTTCGTAAGCGACAGGTCGTGTGTATACCAGGGTTCCAGGTAATTTTGCGGATCGTTTTCCGGAAGCATATACCGCTCCCCGGTATATATAAAACTATAGTTAAGACCCCAGCTGCGATACGCTGTCTGCACCGTTGTGGATCCGCTGTGTTTGGGAGCATAGGGGATCTGCTGATTATAGGACCGCTCTCCTGCCGTTTTGTTTACCGCCCGCTGATACGAATAGGTAAGCGTGCTGTTAAGAAATACCCGGTGCTGAATAGCGATGGCATAGGTAAACCGTAGATCCGCTCCCCTTACTGCTACTTTTCCCATATTGATCATGCTCCAGCGGAACAGGTTATTGGCCGGGATGGCAATAATTTTATCCCGGATGGCATTATAGTATACATCCGCCTGCAGGCTGATACAGGATCCCGTGTCGGCGAGGTTCTTTTTATACTGAAGCCCGATATCATACTGGGTGGTGTATTCCGGCTTCAGCGTGGCATTGCCAATGATCGTGTAATACAGGTCGTTGAATGAAGGCATTCTGAAAATGCGTTTGTAAAAAGAGCGAACACTGATGGGAAGATGATTCCAGGGCCGCCAGGAGGCACTGATGGCGGGCGTTAACACATCCTTGTTTCCTGCCGCCGCCCCGGTGCTCACCTTTTCCCGGGTAAACGTTCCCAGCAAATTACCGGCGGCCATGAAGCGTTTCCGTTTCAGCTCGGTGGCAATCGCCACCAGCCCGGTGCTTCGTACCGGATACGCAAAATGATCGAGGTTTGCTTGCATTTTATTTACAATCCAGTCTGTGGCCAGCGACACGCTCCATCCGGCTGCAATGAGGTATTCATTTACCAGTGACGCGTCATATTCCTGCTGGCGATAAGTGT
The sequence above is a segment of the Niabella agricola genome. Coding sequences within it:
- a CDS encoding putative signal transducing protein is translated as MDFVIAATYDNYIDANLAMGNLLSEDINCWLKDENTIGIHPGLINAIGGIKLMVAAPQIDRAMEILRTAKQQYQAQNPCPHCGSTNVEYITTPKKASTWLQTFVNIVRLGGAEMAADKVYHCFDCGFEFEDSVKEQAS
- the metE gene encoding 5-methyltetrahydropteroyltriglutamate--homocysteine S-methyltransferase, producing the protein MQTHNLGYPRIGSNRELKKASEQYWAGSMTAAQLEQTAKKIRDTNWQLQKDAGMDLIPVNDFSFYDQVLDTCLMTGAIPDRYHPLIEKEQSAPLDLLFAMARGYQQNGYDLTAMEMTKWFDTNYHYIVPEFKKDQRFSFFNNKVIDQFNEAKKAGFNSKPVLLGPVSFLLSGKEKEDGFDRVDLLQNLLPVYMEVLEKLDAQGAYYIQIDEPCLALQLNEKTQQAIKTTYTILSTRFPNLRIVLASYFDCFGPNLKTALSLPVHTLHLDLVRCPLQLNDILDTPGFVNCRTHLSLGVVDGRNIWKNDFEQSLLLIQKAMDAIGSNRIWIAPSCSLLHVPCDLDLETDEKTLPEAIKQWMAFAKQKLREVASLKQIATDPGAAHSKKLLEENSRCMEARKTASMIHKQQVKDRVAAITAADAERISSFPVRKEKQQELGLPLFPTTTIGSFPQTKEVRNWRAQWKKQQLSDADYLQRVQEATRKAIQWQEEIALDVLVHGEFERNDMVEYFGEQLAGFAFTKNGWVQSYGSRCVKPPVIYGDVYRPKPMTVEWSAYAQSLTSKPVKGMLTGPVTILQWSFVRNDQPRNITGNQIALAIRDEVTDLEKAGIKIIQIDEPAIREGLPLRKEQQQAYLNWAVTAFRIAASGVQDQTQIHTHMCYSEFNDIIRSIAAMDADVITIETSRSQMELLDAFALFEYPNDIGPGVYDIHSPRVPTKEEMAALLEKALNYIPAERLWVNPDCGLKTRAWEETTQALTAMIQAAKALRKKINTPVPE
- a CDS encoding cysteine-rich CWC family protein; this encodes MCQHEDKYCPRCKQPFECKVGSILLCQCSTVSLNNEERDFIFKQYEDCLCAECLKALKAQYHQQQFQHKLKGILGVFYKDSSGT
- a CDS encoding acyl-CoA thioesterase, which codes for MHTEDRIAAAATRIYKAVFPNTTNHYDTLFGGMAMQLMDEVAFITATRYSRLRMVTVSSDRIDFKHPIPSGTIIELTGSIIHIGNTSMKVQVDIYVEQMYSTHREKAVSGVFSFVAVDENKKPVVIT
- a CDS encoding DUF5074 domain-containing protein, producing MNMYMKQPLHKLLLLLTLGMLLQACSKNDDYFRERPRPNPLENAQPYSSGFFVITEGSYGQMAGTVNFYAYGADTIVTRAYEKANPGKVTANASLSSTLQFATLYNQKLYLVSKLNGPIVRLDARTLKEEVRYNQESSNWRSLIGVRDNLGLVSAADGVYAINLNTLAVQYKLSSVSAVNTGDMLKEGNYVYLLQANGAKIIDATNYSFVKSFANISRGFARTPNGKVWASAGSRLIAIDKNLDTVGVALPVSIGSFGLDAPTRITASTKENAVFYHSGAAIYKYVDGNAGSVGQPFITISESPFMVYGAIRYDRNKDYLVVNGIKGYGGLAGVNFLLIYNASTGALVKKIVYGNDGSVVDFNHIYFPGLAVFY
- a CDS encoding YncE family protein, with translation MKQNRWMPAFMFLACLLLLGACRKDHDRTPPPQKTEKDTTSTGFYLLNEGGWGYNNATLDYFDSHNGVYERDVFTKANPDAVLGLGDTGNDIGVYGSKLYIVMNWSKKIEILDARTARRIKVLTDQTHKAIENARYITFANGYAYLSSYTTSEKGMVLEIDTATLSITRTVEVGRQPDELTVVGNKLYVANSGGYSPSNLEDYISVVDLPAFKVTKAITVAPNLRRLKKDSNGYLYICPWGTTNNLYIVDTKTDQLTDSIGVKVEDFTIVRDTAYVYGTDYGGGQHAYTRVDLKSKKVIPGSFITDGTKIVIPYGLAVDPSNGSIYIADARNYSEAGDLYCFDAYGKLKNTIRKTGIIPGHIAFYNRNGAPRR
- a CDS encoding TonB-dependent receptor is translated as MSRFYFWIRFSGIITLLYGIGCTDGMAQIQDTAYARVLDSVWIRSGRAVVQFNTATPVQTLTGSRLQQVNSFSVADALRYFSGVQLKDYGGIGGLKTLNVRSLGAQHLGVFYDGLQLGNAQNGIVDLGKFSLDNIDALSLYNSQNTSTLQSARNFGSAAALFIKSKQPVFEPHKKYQISAAFKTGSFGLINPSLYWQQKVAGNMATTVSVETVHAHGRYKTRYQKQAYDTTIVRQNADVASRRMEFAVQNLHKDATTHWKLQAYFYNAERGLPGAVVAERFYNAQRLWDRNFFTQGMWRKQINTRYQLLVQGKYANDYTRYLDTTIKKIGGAPLNNTYRQQEYDASLVNEYLIAAGWSVSLATDWIVNKMQANLDHFAYPVRSTGLVAIATELKRKRFMAAGNLLGTFTREKVSTGAAAGNKDVLTPAISASWRPWNHLPISVRSFYKRIFRMPSFNDLYYTIIGNATLKPEYTTQYDIGLQYKKNLADTGSCISLQADVYYNAIRDKIIAIPANNLFRWSMINMGKVAVRGADLRFTYAIAIQHRVFLNSTLTYSYQRAVNKTAGERSYNQQIPYAPKHSGSTTVQTAYRSWGLNYSFIYTGERYMLPENDPQNYLEPWYTHDLSLTKTVRLKQTNAVLALEVNNLLNQYYDVVVNYPMPGRNYLLKIAFNL